One Poecilia reticulata strain Guanapo linkage group LG19, Guppy_female_1.0+MT, whole genome shotgun sequence genomic window carries:
- the LOC103481258 gene encoding ras-related protein Rab-5C — MAGRGGGANRPNGAAAANKICQFKLVLLGESAVGKSSLVLRFVKGQFHEFQESTIGAAFLTQTVCLDDTTVKFEIWDTAGQERYHSLAPMYYRGAQAAIVVYDITNTDTFTRAKNWVKELQRQASPNIVIALAGNKADIADKRAVEFQEAQTYADDNSLLFMETSAKTAMNVNEIFMAIGK, encoded by the exons ATGGCTGGGCGCGGCGGTGGAGCAAATCGGCCTAATGGTGCTGCGGCGGCAAACAAAATCTGCCAGTTTAAGCTGGTGCTACTGGGGGAGTCGGCCGTGGGCAAGTCCAGCTTAGTGCTGCGCTTYGTTAAAGGCCAGTTCCACGAATTCCAGGAGAGCACAATCGGAG CTGCGTTCCTCACTCAGACGGTCTGTCTGGACGACACCACTGTGAAGTTTGAGATTTGGGACACAGCGGGTCAGGAGCGGTACCACAGCCTCGCCCCGATGTACTACAGAGGCGCTCAGGCAGCCATCGTGGTTTACGACATCACCAACACA GACACTTTTACACGTGCRAAAAACTGGGTGAAGGAGCTTCAGAGGCAGGCCAGCCCCAACATCGTGATCGCTCTGGCAGGCAACAAGGCGGACATCGCTGACAAGAGAGCRGTGGAGTTTCAG GAGGCGCAAACATACGCTGACGACAATAGTCTGCTCTTCATGGAAACTTCAGCCAAGACTGCGATGAATGTCAATGAAATWTTTATGGCCATCGGTAAGTAG